A genome region from Nymphalis io chromosome Z, ilAglIoxx1.1, whole genome shotgun sequence includes the following:
- the LOC126780539 gene encoding uncharacterized protein LOC126780539, with the protein MLLLRATCLLVVVAASICRPYDPEDGEIKSVLPSSGEFEAFYPRQAHGLPNGSSRPAHGHGSFYKHRNPALVDVKNAAAYGFRFDGMRRFNFDDDEE; encoded by the exons ATG TTGTTGCTACGCGCGACTTGCTTGTTGGTTGTTGTGGCGGCATCTATTTGTCGACCGTACGATCCAGAAGATGGGGAAATCAAGAGCGTCCTGCCATCTAGTGGCGAGTTTGAGGCGTTTTACCCGCGTCAAGCGCATGGATTACCGAACGGTTCTTCGCGGCCTGCTCATGGGCATGGCAGTTTCTACAAGCACCGCAATCCGGCGCTAGTTGACGTGAAAAATGCAGCTGCGTACGGTTTCCGCTTCGATGGCATGAGGAGGTTCAACTTTGATGACGACGAAGAATAA